TCGAAAATGAGGTAGCCGGGATCGAAGAGGTAGTCAGACGAGAGAGGTGACAGCAGTGAGCTATGAGCAGTGAGGCGTGAGGCTCCAGGTTCGAGGTTCGAGGTGCGAGGCGCGGGCGAGGTGGAGTCAAGAAGGACGTTCGGGAGAATCAGGGCGCAGTGGATGTTGCGTTCCTTGCGCTTGTGGCCCATGACGAGTCGCGGTTTGAGACCCATGTCAACCAAGCTCTGGTACAGGTGCCATGTCATGCTGAAGCACGTGCCGCCGCCCATCCACGTATCGACATCGTTCTGGTCGCTGTCGTCCAGATTGCGAGCACCCGTGGCACTCCCCGTCTGTTCCAAGCGGATAATCTTCGTGAGGTTCTCGTAAGTCACGTTCGAGAGCTTATTGCACAGATCGAGAATCTTTTGCCACGTAGAAGCGTCCATGAGGGGAAAGATAGAAAAAGGCACGGGGCGAGAGGTTCGAGGTACGAGCGATGAGCAGTGAGGTATGAGCAGTGAGCGGTGAGCAGTGTGTTTTCAAATGATTAGTAAGCCGTAAAAGGTTAAACTCGGTGTTCACTCCCTAACCACTAACCACCAACCACTGTTTACTTTCTCTCGTCTATCCTAACCACCAACCACTAATCACTTCCTACTAGTACTCTCGCTACGATCAAGTACCAAATGCTCGGCTCAGCCATGTTCAAGCAAGCTTGACCGCGGCGCTCGCCTTACGCATTTGTCCTACTGTCTACTTCCTACTGTCTACTTCCTACTCCCTCAAAGGGAGCGACCTCATAGCTCATACCTCAAAGGCGCTATGCGCCGACCTCACATTTCACACCACTCCTCCCCCCTAACCACCAACCACTAACCACTATTTACTATATTATTTCCCATGCTCGGCATTGTACAGAAAAAAGGTAACGATGAAAAGCTTTGCGGTAGGATGATTGCTTACGCAAGGATTTTGCCCACGCCTGACAGCGATGGCGATTCTCCTTTTGACGACATGATCCGGAACGGGCTTCTGACGCTCGAGGGCGACTTCCGCGCATTCAACCCGACAGTCCCGACGCCCAGCCAACGCAAGAAGGTCATGGACGACAAGCTGAACAACCTGCTCGAATCGATGCAGGAGAGCGGCGAAGATTTGCCGGAAAACCTCGATGTCGACGCCTTGCGCGACCGACTCCACGAGCTTTCGAACATGGAAGTCATTCCCATCCCGGCCCGCATCGGGAACTTCTCGAACGAAGAGGACATCCTGAATGAAGATGCCGACATCTACTACGTCGGCGAGTTCATCGGAGCAAACCAGGCGCACTTCTGCCTCACGACGCTGCCCATCTATTACCAGGCACGTTACCGCGAGCAGACCAAGGTCGAGGAGATGGCCCTGCTGAACGACATGCTATCGCAGTTCGAAGCGGGCGACATCATGGACAACGATGACATCCAGAAGGAAACGGCGGAGCTCTTCCCGGAAGGGGTCTCGCTGAACACCTTCGTCGGCGACCTGAACAACCTGCTGAACGTCCGCGTCATTCCGTTCTTGCTTGCCTGCGAGACCGACAACGATTACCGGAGCCAGATTGCGCTGTTCTACAACTTCATGAAGGACTACCCGCAACAGGAGGACATCTCCCGCGTGGACAAGGCCATCCAGAAGTTGCGCAAGCAAAGCGACGACCAGGTCGCGCGCAAACTGCTCGAACTAAGTTGCAAGAAGATAAGCGCCATCTACAACGAAGACACAAAATCCGCAGAAGCCCTCGAAGCCGAAATCGAGAGCATCTAGAATTTTTCGGACAATCTCTACATTTTAGAGAGCGTGAGCAGCACAGCTCCCGCTAAGATAACCACCGTGGACGTGGCCAGTTTTATACGTTCGCGGCGCGTCGCATATTCACCGAAGGCAAACACACCCCAAAGCTGGTTCACGACAAGGTTAAGTTGTAAAAGCGGATAGCCCACTGCATAACCGAACAGGCCATCGTCAGCAATGGCCCAGAAAATGGCAAGCGTTCCGAGCATCCAGAGCGAGCCGGCAAAAAAGGCAAACAGCGACGGGACCAAGGGCATGTCAAAGCGTTTGCCACGCTTCAAGGTAATCAACAAGAACAGGACAATGCTTCCGATGCAAACACCCACCGAGAACGGGAAAAGGAATTCCATGTCTCCGAGGTTGCTGAGTTTGTACGGAATCAGGTACGAACCGAATACGGCCCCCGAAAGGAGCGAACGCCAGTTTTTCCAAATGTGCTGCATCTTGCCAGCCGGAATCCAGATACCCACAAGCATGCACACGATGGCAGGAATCGAAAAATAGAGCAGGGTGTGTTCGGCAAAAAGGGTGACACCCGTAATGAACGAAAGCAATATACTCACGCTCATGGAGCGCAGACCGGCACCCGCCAAATCCGCTTCCGCCTGCACAGCCCAGAAACACAGCGCACCGCCAACAACCCAGAGCAAGCCGCAGGCAACGCCGACCGGCTGCAAGTTGAACTGTCCCGTAACGGTCGCGATAACCGACGAGCAAAGCAACGCACCCAACGACATAACGGCGATGAACGCCCAAGACGAATAGTGCGGATATTTCTTGAGCGGAATCATGTAGGTTCCGAAGGCGAATATGCCCATCAAGACGCCGATGATGCTGAGAACGCTACTTGCCAATGCAGAACCCCGCGAAAATAGATTGTAAAATGTCTTCGGACGAAATCTCGCCCACTATGCTCTGGAGCGCTCGGCGCACAAGCTGCATCTCAAAGGCGAGCAGTTCGACCGCCGGATTCGTGCGGATGAGATCGAGAGCGCGGTCGATACCGGCAAGGGCATCCTCAAGGCATGCCTTTTCGCGTTCGCTCGTAATCCAGAAATCTTCCGTGGCCTCGTCGTTCTTGAACAAAGACTCATTCATCATGCGCTTGAGTTCGTCAAGGCCCTCGCCTGTCTTGGAAGAAACGCGAAGGGAATTTTGGCAGGCCCCTTCGGCAGTGCTGGCGTCGCGCAAGTCGCTCTTGGAGTGAACGATGAAATCGGGATTGCCGCGGTCACTTCGTTCCCTCGCAATGACACGCGAGGCGGGTTCACCCTTTTCCCGAGCCAAGGGCATCGAGCCCCGAGCCTCATCATCCCCCGCATCCACGAGAATTTTCAAATCAGCTTCTTCCAGAATCTCCCGGCTCTTTTCCATGCTGAGCGCATCCAGCTTGTCGGTCGCCTGCGCCGCAATGCCCGCCGTGTCGACCAGGCGAATTTCACCGCCGTCGAGGAACAGACGCACTTCCACAAAGTCGCGCGTCGTCCCGGGAATGTCGCTCACCAGAATGCGGTCTTCGCCGAGGAGCGCGTTGGCAAGGCTCGACTTGCCCGCGTTCGGGGCGCCGTACAAAACCACCAGCGGCAAGCGACGCACGGCAGCGCCCTTGAAACTTTTGAGTATGGCGACAACGTTTGAGCGAATCGCCGCAATCTTATCGCCCCAGGCCGCATAGTCCGGGTCCGCTTCTTCTTCGGCAAAATCCACATCGAGTTCAAGACGTGCCGAAATATCCTTGACTTGTTCGGCAAGGGACACGACGCGTTTTGACAGGGCGCCACCCAGCAGGCGGTGGGCGTTCCGCAGTTCAGAGAGGTTCGCGCTGTGAATCACGTCGGCGACGGATTCCGCCTGGGCAAGGTCCATTTTCCCGTTGAGGAACGCGCGGCGAGTGAACTCGCCCGGCTCGGCGAGCCGCACACCGCCGACTTCACGGATAGCGCGAATCAGTTCGCGCACGATGAGCGGGTTGCCGTGCGGGTAAAGTTCCAGCACGTCTTCGCCCGTATAGGAATTCGGGCCTTCAAAAAAAACATAGACGAGGCTGTCGATAGCGGGGGCCGCCGTAAGGCATTCGCCTTCCCCGGCGTCAGCCGGGCGCGGGTAGCGGGCCGTCCCAAGACGGACTTCGCGCGGCTTGATTGTTGCAAGTGCCGCATCCCCGAACAAAGCGCGCACCACATCGCGAACCTCCGGCCCGCTCACGCGGACGGCGGCCACGGCACTCACGCCGGCAGGGGTCATCGGGGCTACGATAGTCCGGGAATCCATGCCGCAAAAATAGTAAATAGGAATCCCGGGCTTGTCGGTTTTTCTTTTGTCACTTCTTTATTAGTGTATGTACGGGGCCTACGGGTGTAATCGCGTAATGCTCGTCGATAGAACCCTTCACAGTGGAATATACCCAAACTGGACAATCTAACGGCATGTCTGGCGTATTTTCCCTGATGAGAAGTTTCGCTACTAAAGTGTCGCCCCTGCTTTCTACCCCAATAGACTCTATGGAATCTCGGCTCCAACTTATTTGTGCAGGGAATACAAATGAAGTCTTGCCATCTTTGCTAACGATAAAAAGGGTATCCACATTTTCTATGCTGTCCAGTTGATCGTTGGTTGCACAAGGCGACAACGAATCTAACTGAAGAAGAACCTCGTTGTTAGCAATTTCTGGCGAACGGTTTGTACTAGCATCACCAGAACAGGAATAAGTTGCCATAACGCTAAACAATGTGGCAACAAAAACAATTGCAGATTTTATTTTCATCGTAAACCTCTTCTTAAATATAACGTAAAAAAGATTCAAAAAAAGCATTCATCGTTTTTTTTTCAATCTTGAACAACTCGAGCCGTTTTTGGATTACACCAAACTACTTGACTTTTTCATGCACTTCACAACATCTTTATACACATTCGGATGTACCGGAAAAATTCCTTCTCCACTTTTTTTCTATCTTGAGTATCATGAGCAGTTTTTCGATTATTTCCCGGCCGATTGGCACGGTGCAGTGTTTCGTCCTCCAGCGCGACGACGGCGCTGAATTTGAAATCCTTTCCGGCTACGGTGCAGGCCTCAACGCCTGGCGCATTCCCCTTAAAAAGGCCGATAGTCAAGCCGCCGACCTCCTATTCGGTTACCGGCCGGGCGACGACATCTACAAAATGGGCCCGGACACAAACGCCGGTTGCCGCCTCGCTCCGTTCCCGGGCCGCGTAGCTTACGCAAAGTTCAACTGGCAAGGGAAAGACTACCAGCTTGTAAATAACGTAAGTTGGGCTCCGCACGCACTCCACGGATTCTTGCAAAATGCAGAGTGGGCTTTCAAGAGTTTTGAGGCCGATAGCGAAAAATGTATCGCCGAATTCACTTGCGACTGGGCCGGAGCCTTTGCCGGGTTCCCCTTCCCGTTCCGTGCCACAAACAAAATAATCTTCACTGGTGAAACCTTCACCGTAGAATCGACGGTTGAAAACCTCGGGAAAACGGACATGCCCTATTCCGAAGGTTGGCACCCGTACTTTATGCTCGGCGAAAAGATTGACGACCTCGTCATGACCCTCCCCCCGACAAAACGGAGCGAGCTCGACCAGGCCGACATTCCGACTGGGAACCTCCTCGACGACACGCGCTTTACGAGCGGTCGCAAAATCGGGGCAGACTTCATCAACGACTGTTTCTGCCTGGAAGCCCCCATTCCGCAATGTGCGCGAGCCGTTCTCGAAGGTTCCATAGGCACTCTCGATATTTGGCAGAATGCAGGCGACGGGCAGTACAACGCCATCCAGATTTACACCCCGCCCACACGCGACAGCATCGCCATCGAGCCCATGACCGCCGAGCCCGACGCCCTGAACCATCACCGCGGTTTAATTGTCGTAGCCCCCGGCGAAAAGCGTACTTTCTCGTTCGGCGCAACATTCAAAAAGAAGTAAAAACAGCCCATTTTTTCCAAAAAGCGCAGCTTTTAAAGCTGCGCTTTTCATATTAGGAATTAATCAAAAGAATCAACCGGACCAAAAACTTCGCAAGCATTCTTTTTAGGAGCATATCCTTCAATGTCAAGACACATTAAGGAATCGTTATGCATCACCCCTCCCAGTTTTCCATTTTGGCTACGGACACTTTGATAATTTTCCCATTTTATTTTATCAAATTCAAATGGATACGTGTCATTTTCATAATAAAACCTATATATGGAATTTTTCTCTAAATCAAATAGCTTTCCCTTTCCAATTTCATATAAAATTATTGTATCCGGATAAAAAGCCATTACCTTTATATTTTCCGGATTTTTCGACAATCCATCGCAAGATTCGCTGATATAGCAATAATTACCGACAACAGAACCATTTGATGCAGCCCCATATTTAGTATCAAATATTCGTATAAATACATCATGATAGCCCTTATATCCTATTTCTCTTCCACTATCCGATACACAAATACGCTCATCATCCAAAAAAAATTGGACACTATCAATCCTAGAGGAAGAAAAGAAAGCAACTTCAACAGTATCATCGTACTTTACACAATAATTCACGAATGGATCCGTGGTACGACAAGAGAAAAAAAAGATTACACAAAGAAGAATAAAAAGTAAATCCAATTTTCGCATAAATTTCTCCCTTAAAAGAAATTGACATTATACGCCATTATAGATTCATAAACACTCGGGGAATACGGGGCCCATGTAAACTCGGTATTCTGGTGTAAAACAATCCCTTTTGCTCTTACAATCCTATGGAGGTTTATAAATCTCTGCTAAAAAACATTTAACGAGGTTCCCTACACTTGACCGATCCACCTAATTCATGGTAATCTATACACATCAATGAATTTGAACGCCTCATACCGCCCCATTTATCGCCATCTTCTATTACAAAATCATTAATAAAATATCCATGCTCATCAAAAGGATAAATATCTTTGGTATAAAAGAATCTATAAAGGGCGTTAGTCTCAAGGTTGAACATTCCCCCATATCCAATATCAAATTGAATAGTCGTATCGGGATAATAAGCAATCACTTTAATATTTCCCAATAAACTTTGCAATTTATCACAATATTTTCCAATAATACAATGACTTGCATAAACAGAATCATACGATTCCCCATTCCTATGAGTCAATTTATATACATGAGATAAGCCTTTATACCCTTCTTTTCTTTCCCAATCAAACATGCAAATTTGCTCATCATTCAAAAAAAAATGAACACTGTCTATTCTATTGGACGAACCAACAATAATTTCAACAGCATCATCATATTTATTACAATGACCATCGGGACCTTCAGTACCACAGGAACACACAAAAAAAGCACAAAGAAGAATAAAAAGTAAATCCAATTTTCGCATAAATTTCTCCTTTTAAAAGAAATTGACATTATACGCCATTATAGATTCGTAAACACTCGGGGAATACGGGGCCCATGTAAACTCGGTATTCTGGTGTAAAACAATCCTTTTTGCAAAGATTGTACCATAGTAATAAACTATAATATTTTGCGCAGCTTTAATCATACTTTCGGCAACAATTTCCCCGTTCCATTGGAAATTTTTTCCAACATGCAATTCCAGGCTTCCACTCAAAATGTTCAATTTGGCACCCGACTGGAAATGTAAACTACTGGTTTGCTTCCGTTGGGCTCCATCGACAATCAACTGAGAATACGAATTGAAAATAAATCCGGTATTTGTTGAACCTATGCCCAAATCCCTAGAAGCAATAGCCGTTTCATTGGTGTTAAACGCCCTATAATTCGTC
The genomic region above belongs to uncultured Fibrobacter sp. and contains:
- a CDS encoding GRP family sugar transporter, coding for MASSVLSIIGVLMGIFAFGTYMIPLKKYPHYSSWAFIAVMSLGALLCSSVIATVTGQFNLQPVGVACGLLWVVGGALCFWAVQAEADLAGAGLRSMSVSILLSFITGVTLFAEHTLLYFSIPAIVCMLVGIWIPAGKMQHIWKNWRSLLSGAVFGSYLIPYKLSNLGDMEFLFPFSVGVCIGSIVLFLLITLKRGKRFDMPLVPSLFAFFAGSLWMLGTLAIFWAIADDGLFGYAVGYPLLQLNLVVNQLWGVFAFGEYATRRERIKLATSTVVILAGAVLLTLSKM
- the mnmE gene encoding tRNA uridine-5-carboxymethylaminomethyl(34) synthesis GTPase MnmE, with the protein product MDSRTIVAPMTPAGVSAVAAVRVSGPEVRDVVRALFGDAALATIKPREVRLGTARYPRPADAGEGECLTAAPAIDSLVYVFFEGPNSYTGEDVLELYPHGNPLIVRELIRAIREVGGVRLAEPGEFTRRAFLNGKMDLAQAESVADVIHSANLSELRNAHRLLGGALSKRVVSLAEQVKDISARLELDVDFAEEEADPDYAAWGDKIAAIRSNVVAILKSFKGAAVRRLPLVVLYGAPNAGKSSLANALLGEDRILVSDIPGTTRDFVEVRLFLDGGEIRLVDTAGIAAQATDKLDALSMEKSREILEEADLKILVDAGDDEARGSMPLAREKGEPASRVIARERSDRGNPDFIVHSKSDLRDASTAEGACQNSLRVSSKTGEGLDELKRMMNESLFKNDEATEDFWITSEREKACLEDALAGIDRALDLIRTNPAVELLAFEMQLVRRALQSIVGEISSEDILQSIFAGFCIGK
- a CDS encoding aldose 1-epimerase encodes the protein MSSFSIISRPIGTVQCFVLQRDDGAEFEILSGYGAGLNAWRIPLKKADSQAADLLFGYRPGDDIYKMGPDTNAGCRLAPFPGRVAYAKFNWQGKDYQLVNNVSWAPHALHGFLQNAEWAFKSFEADSEKCIAEFTCDWAGAFAGFPFPFRATNKIIFTGETFTVESTVENLGKTDMPYSEGWHPYFMLGEKIDDLVMTLPPTKRSELDQADIPTGNLLDDTRFTSGRKIGADFINDCFCLEAPIPQCARAVLEGSIGTLDIWQNAGDGQYNAIQIYTPPTRDSIAIEPMTAEPDALNHHRGLIVVAPGEKRTFSFGATFKKK